In Modestobacter versicolor, a single genomic region encodes these proteins:
- a CDS encoding sensor histidine kinase, giving the protein MAVFCAALYTVAVPLTSATYHLHLVVAFTVATIQCGSLVVAVHRPLVGSVLHVLCIVALALAVRDSGAGPWPLPVTGLVSLGALVLLVGIRERWTVSVSVWWLSVVALVAVIAASPARYEVDGEWGTNLTVYASYTATVLVAAIAIGQRHRIRADLAEARRDAELEHAQRLYVEERARIARELHDIVAHSMSVIHMQALSAPYRLPEVPSPAVREEFQDIARSARGALGEMRQMLGALRSEDDEAELAPQPRISDIQQLADATSRAGSPVSVRIDAETGTVSGPVQLTTYRVVQEALSNVVRHAPGAPATVSATLDGGALRICVQNAPPLARAGLPGAPTPDRGGQGIRGMRERLGVLGGQLSVRATADGGYLVDATIPVESAPGEGR; this is encoded by the coding sequence GTGGCCGTGTTCTGCGCGGCGCTCTACACGGTGGCGGTGCCGCTCACGAGCGCGACCTACCACCTGCACCTCGTGGTCGCGTTCACCGTGGCCACCATCCAGTGCGGCTCGCTCGTCGTCGCGGTGCACCGACCGCTCGTCGGCTCCGTGCTGCACGTGCTGTGCATCGTCGCGCTGGCGTTGGCGGTCCGTGACTCGGGCGCAGGACCGTGGCCGTTGCCGGTCACCGGACTGGTGTCGCTGGGCGCGCTGGTCCTGCTGGTGGGGATCCGCGAGCGGTGGACCGTCTCGGTCTCCGTCTGGTGGCTCAGCGTCGTCGCCCTGGTCGCCGTCATCGCCGCCTCCCCGGCGCGGTACGAGGTCGACGGCGAGTGGGGCACGAACCTGACGGTGTACGCCAGCTACACCGCCACGGTCCTCGTGGCGGCCATCGCGATCGGCCAGCGGCACCGCATCCGCGCCGACCTGGCGGAGGCGCGGCGGGACGCCGAGCTCGAGCACGCCCAGCGTCTCTACGTCGAGGAACGCGCCCGGATCGCGCGGGAGCTGCACGACATCGTCGCCCACAGCATGTCCGTCATCCACATGCAGGCGCTCTCCGCGCCGTACCGGCTCCCCGAGGTGCCGTCGCCGGCGGTGCGGGAGGAGTTCCAGGACATCGCCCGGTCGGCTCGCGGCGCCTTGGGGGAGATGCGCCAGATGCTGGGCGCGCTCAGGTCGGAGGACGACGAGGCCGAGCTCGCCCCGCAACCGCGGATCAGCGACATCCAGCAGCTCGCCGACGCCACGTCGCGGGCCGGCAGCCCCGTGTCGGTCCGCATCGACGCCGAGACCGGCACCGTGAGCGGGCCCGTCCAGCTGACGACCTACCGCGTCGTGCAGGAGGCGCTGAGCAACGTGGTGCGCCACGCACCCGGGGCGCCGGCGACGGTGTCCGCGACGCTGGACGGCGGGGCGCTGCGCATCTGCGTGCAGAACGCCCCGCCCCTGGCGCGGGCGGGGCTCCCCGGCGCACCGACCCCCGATCGGGGCGGGCAGGGGATCCGAGGGATGCGCGAGCGGCTCGGTGTGCTCGGCGGTCAGCTCTCCGTGCGCGCGACCGCCGACGGGGGCTACCTCGTGGACGCCACGATCCCGGTGGAGAGCGCCCCGGGGGAGGGGCGATGA
- a CDS encoding response regulator transcription factor: MTTRVLVVDDQPMFRAGLSAILGAEPDITVVGEAGDGDEALARNRALHPDVVVMDVRMPGKNGIDATRQLTRPAGAAHVPRVLMLTTFDIDEYVYAALEAGASGFLLKDADAPELVTAVRTVAQGDALLAPRVTRRLIEDFVASKPAGLTSTTVFNSLTDREREVFLLIATGRSNAEIGRELYMAEQTAKSHVSRILSKLQLRDRIHAVMLAYDTGLVTPGEPR; the protein is encoded by the coding sequence ATGACCACCCGCGTCCTCGTCGTCGACGACCAGCCGATGTTCCGCGCGGGGCTGAGCGCCATCCTGGGTGCGGAGCCGGACATCACCGTGGTGGGGGAGGCCGGCGACGGCGACGAGGCCCTGGCCCGCAACCGGGCGCTGCACCCGGACGTCGTGGTGATGGACGTGCGGATGCCGGGGAAGAACGGCATCGACGCCACCCGTCAGCTGACCCGGCCCGCCGGCGCCGCGCACGTCCCCCGGGTGCTCATGCTGACCACGTTCGACATCGACGAGTACGTCTACGCCGCGCTCGAGGCCGGTGCCAGCGGGTTCCTGCTCAAGGACGCGGACGCGCCCGAGCTGGTGACGGCGGTGCGGACCGTGGCGCAGGGCGACGCACTGCTGGCGCCGCGGGTCACCCGGCGCCTCATCGAGGACTTCGTCGCCAGCAAGCCGGCCGGCCTGACGTCGACGACGGTGTTCAACAGCCTCACCGACCGCGAGCGCGAGGTCTTCCTGCTCATCGCCACCGGTCGGTCGAACGCCGAGATCGGCCGCGAGCTGTACATGGCCGAGCAGACGGCGAAGAGCCACGTCAGCCGGATCCTGTCCAAGCTCCAGCTCCGCGACCGGATCCACGCCGTGATGCTCGCCTACGACACGGGGCTGGTGACCCCGGGCGAACCGCGCTGA
- a CDS encoding fumarylacetoacetate hydrolase family protein encodes MSSTEKTATKASPTRRRRKALVIAGVVAAGLVVAGGGSYGVARAMSSDFPLVYSEQLEPRATEGVTIADPATALTFARVATGSGVTVLAVTGYAEHRISGVDLNAAAGTSFTEPIAAFNELGYEAVRALAADPAQPIVTVEASTVLTAIETHTQHVGTGTNYLEHQAEATIEEQYLFPKIGAITDSDEPLLAGSGLLDYEVELGFVPLHDITAQTGIPEHMGLILSNDWTDRELLVSQIEVDNLTGGAGFTNAKSQPGFLSTGDLFVVPADWQTYYQELQLDLFVNGDLRQRAHPEEMVWDAPRVIEEILAAGDRTWDSDGEQVPLTAEPGVIRQGTIIQSGTPEGVVYRAPDTRQRFLGFMEWVGSFGTNAESVVASALDVYVRDAHEAGVYLQPGDEIVTRADGLGQIFTTVVAGERAETE; translated from the coding sequence ATGAGCAGCACCGAGAAGACCGCGACGAAGGCGAGCCCCACCCGCCGCCGCCGGAAGGCCCTCGTCATCGCCGGGGTCGTGGCGGCCGGCCTGGTCGTCGCCGGCGGGGGTTCCTACGGGGTCGCCCGCGCCATGTCGTCGGACTTCCCGCTCGTGTACTCGGAGCAGCTGGAGCCCAGGGCCACCGAGGGCGTCACCATCGCCGACCCGGCCACCGCGCTGACCTTCGCCCGGGTGGCCACCGGCAGCGGCGTGACGGTGCTCGCCGTCACCGGCTACGCGGAGCACCGGATCAGCGGGGTGGACCTCAACGCCGCCGCCGGCACCAGCTTCACCGAGCCGATCGCGGCCTTCAACGAGCTGGGGTACGAGGCCGTGCGCGCCCTCGCCGCCGACCCCGCCCAGCCGATCGTCACGGTGGAGGCGTCGACCGTCCTCACCGCCATCGAGACGCACACCCAGCACGTGGGCACCGGCACCAACTACCTCGAGCACCAGGCCGAGGCCACCATCGAGGAGCAGTACCTCTTCCCGAAGATCGGGGCCATCACCGACTCCGACGAACCCCTCCTCGCCGGCAGCGGGCTGCTGGACTACGAGGTGGAGCTCGGCTTCGTCCCGCTGCACGACATCACCGCGCAGACCGGCATCCCCGAGCACATGGGCCTGATCCTGTCCAACGACTGGACCGACCGCGAGCTGCTGGTCAGCCAGATCGAGGTCGACAACCTGACCGGTGGTGCGGGCTTCACCAACGCCAAGAGCCAGCCGGGCTTCCTCAGCACCGGCGACCTGTTCGTCGTCCCGGCCGACTGGCAGACCTACTACCAGGAGCTCCAGCTCGACCTCTTCGTCAACGGGGACCTGCGTCAGCGTGCCCACCCGGAGGAGATGGTCTGGGACGCCCCGCGGGTGATCGAGGAGATCCTGGCCGCGGGTGACCGGACCTGGGACAGCGACGGCGAGCAGGTGCCGCTGACCGCAGAGCCCGGCGTGATCCGGCAGGGCACCATCATCCAGAGCGGCACCCCGGAGGGCGTGGTCTACCGGGCGCCGGACACCCGCCAGCGCTTCCTCGGCTTCATGGAGTGGGTCGGCAGCTTCGGCACGAACGCGGAGTCCGTCGTGGCCTCCGCCCTCGACGTCTACGTCCGGGACGCCCACGAGGCGGGCGTGTACCTGCAGCCGGGCGACGAGATCGTGACCCGGGCCGACGGCCTCGGCCAGATCTTCACCACCGTCGTCGCCGGGGAGCGTGCCGAGACGGAGTGA